The Choloepus didactylus isolate mChoDid1 chromosome 15, mChoDid1.pri, whole genome shotgun sequence genome segment GCCAAGTTCAAAGGCTGGAACTCCAAGATTCATGTGGTTACGTTACACTCTCTGATCTACTAAACTAGCAGATCCAACTCCAGAGGAGAGACAGATCACATGGAGGAAGGGGTCTCAAAAATGATAGGGTACTTTCATGTCCTAACTCAAAGTCTCTTTAACAAGGGTTTTCTGTCCACACTGCTTTTCCTCGTGTTGACTGTCACAGCTCCTACATTAACCAGTTACGTGACCCTAGACATAAGAGTGGTCACTATACTTCTCTGCCCTCTTCAGTAACAGGGGACAATTTTAAGGACCAAAGGCTGTCACATGCTTGAAAGTGAAGTCTGGTCATACTATGATACCAGAGCATTTGTCTCTCTGCTAAAATTATCTGTATAATTGTCTGCTACCAGTCATCCTTGGTCTGGAACCCCAATGAGGCCAGGAATCTTATTTATCCTACTCACTGCTGGGTCCCCgtatctagcacagtgcctggcgtACTGTGGCATTAGAAAATtgttcaaataataaaataataggtGGTCAATAAAAGtaacacaaaagagaaataatggGAAAATTTTCATAATGCATTAAGTGCCTCGAGCAAGACATATAGTATAATCCAAGTGTTCTTAGATTGTACATACTAACtagcaccccaccaccaccaccaccagtgtAGCTCAAGAGCATGAGTCGTAAGTGCGTGCCTGAGACCCTCACCCTGGAACATGAGAAACAGCTCACCTACAAACTGACCCAGTCACTCGGAGCAACTGCCCACGGGCTATCTGGAGGTACAATTTGGAACTTCCATGACCAGACTCCTCTTACCACAGCCACACGACCTCTTGCATCCGGGCTTCAAATGCTCAAAGGGGTGACCACCCACCCATTACTTTAAAAACACCTGGGATGTCACCCCCCTTTCCCCAAAGTAAATGTCATGCAGGAAACACAGCCTGTATCTTAAGTCACACCATTCCAAGTAAAATCTCCAAGTCTGTCCACCCAGGTGTTTTCATATGATATGGCAGAGATAAGCTTTTATTTATGGAGAAATATGCAGAGAAAACTTTTGAGGGACAGGCTACACACCAAAATGTTAAGTAATTATCTCCTATTGTAGGATTAGGAGATATTgtaattcatattttatatgttatctaaatttttctacaatgaacatataCTACTTCCATAATAAAGTTATTACTTACTGAACAAATTAACAAAGCCAAAGGCCACAAGTCTAGCGCCCTGGACACTGAGTGCCTAACAAGTTTAAGTTGAGACACATTTGGATTCAAAAGACAATAGGTCCACCAGATGGAGCTGTTTTTGTAGCTCCCATACCTTGACCTTGAAACAAGGttcaatgaaggtgtcagggattgatttaggtgatgaatgtacaactatgtaatggtactgtgaacaatcgaatgtacgatttgttttgtatgactgcgtggtatgtgaatatatctcaataaaatgaagatttaaaaaaaaaaagaaacaaggttCACAACAGTGCTTTAATTTGATCACCTTTTGATACTGTATTAATTCTCGCTTAGCTACACCACGTTTTAAATGGATGCTTTCTCCTCAGCCAAATGGCTAtgaatttaaaaagcatataATCACACTAAAGAACCAATATAATCAGTTAGTACCTTGGTATTACATTATTTACTGACCCAAGGGTTTTGCTTAGATTTAGCATTTGATGGATAAGTACAAAAGGGTCCGCCGTTTGGCTGTGTGTGGATAGGACAGTTTCATGAGCACAGGGATGTGTGAGTTACATGAACTCTACGTGCTGGCACTGGCAGAGTGTCATGCCAAAGGGCACCCGCCAACTTCCACGAGTCTGTGTCTGTCCTGAGTTAGCTTGAGGGCCCTGCTGGTCCAgcaaaggggcatgagggaaaTAGCAGAACTCCAACAGATCACTTTATCCAGTACTGAATCCCCAATGCACATCAAAGTAGCCATAATTAAATGAGGCAGTGTGGATCTAAAGGTAAAATGCCATCCCCAACATGCTTTGATAAAGGGAATTTTGCTTTATAAAGCCTTTTTCAGTAGTAAATTACATTAATAACCAACATTTAAAAACACCCAATATTTAAGGGTTCTGAATCTCTGATTTATTAGGCAGCACAGAAAGAAGAGGTTTAGATTATAATACAAAAATAGCACAAGCTACTCATAAACAGCAACTGGGcttactggggtgggggtgggtgggagtagGGACACAAAGTTCTTCCGAGTACTGCACAAGATCACGCAGGCTCCTAATCCTACACACAACAAGCACTAAATGGCACACTGACCAGTTTCTTGtaagacagaaaacagaaaaccacatcCTAAAAAACGTGTCCACAATGACCGTGAGGCATCCCTTAGGGGTAAGCTCATTGGAAGCGAACAGCATTCCACAGAGAAATCACTTTCACGAGGTGACTAGGTGGACctgcaaagaagaaaatacatttcaaaagatGGATTCAGACTTACACTAAATCTTcactaaaatacttaaaaaaataaatacataaataaagatAATTCTCCATatcataagaatttttaaaaaatacaccatgGGCAAAATCAATTTCACTTAAGGTCCAAGTCTTTTTTCAGAAATATgcaattacaaataataaaaactaaaaagtataACAACAAAAATGCTATTTAGAACTATCTAGAATAGGCCAAGCTAAGTTCGTGTTCTGCTTCAGGGCATTACATTGAAATGAATCTCATTCCcgctataattttttttctttttaaccttaaTCACCAGCGGCTGGGGCAACTAAATGGACATAAGAACTATATAAATGTCAGAGAAATATGTAAACCTCATTAATGTTTCCAAAAATTCATTTAGAGATAGAAACAGGTCCAAATAGATGCCTGTCTAAATGTCCTGCAATTACGTTAcaattattttccaaatacacAGATAGGCTCTGTCTTTTCTCAGCTCATTACTGACTCAAACAATCTGCCCTTCTGGGATCAATTGTTTGCTAATAAATAATTGTTTACAGTCACAAAATGATGTTAGGAGGTTTTCTTATTAGTTTTCCTTCTGCACCCTAATAAGATTGAAAACTAGCTGATTCCCAAGAGTCTAACCTTAACCTCGCTTTGTTTAACAGCCCAGGAAATGATGAACCATCTGCTTCAGAAAATAATGGACGGCCAAGAGGAAATACTGTTTAATTGTAGATTAACCTCCTCATGAGGCAGTCTGAAGCAGCTTTAGAATTAGCAACTATAACCGGCAAAAGAAACAAGAGCCTTTTTCTCCGTCATTTAATGtcctaaaagaaagcaaagggacTTTTATTACCtatatttactttaaaacatttatttccacaatggaaacaaaaatcACTCAGGTCAAACTGAGTCTCAAAAGTGCAGTCACTGCCCTCCAATTCTGTTTACCCAAATACCTTTAATGCAGCAAACCATCAAACCATCTCATGCACTTAAGAGGGTgtatttaaaagtaataaaaacttttccattattttcaagTTCTTATAAGattaaagttactatttttccctgGTTTCtttgttaatagtaataattccACCACGCAGGGGTACAAATTGTTTTATTATCATCAACACAGCACTTAAGTAAATCAAATCGTGTCAAGTACATAGTGACCTAcaagttcaaaagaaaaaaaagagcagtaTGAGATCAAAATGGCTGGCCAGGGCAAGAGATACAAAAATGACTGATTAAATGCAAACACAACCCTTTATCCAATAGGCCTCATATGCTAAGTATCTTCTAAAGCCAAACCTGTGAAAGTGTATGATattgaatatttaatattctgcCACCTCTCAGGTGTTTGATTTAGCAAGGATACCATGCCAATTATAATTCAAACAAGTACAGGAATCCTCAAACATTCCATtactctttaaatatttattgaggactcCCTCCAACAGCTGGGGAGAGAAGGACagagaacagaacaaaacacatGAGGTAGGTATTAGAGAACAGGACAAAACACTTCAGGTATGTATTTTATGGTTTAACACACACATAAGTATCAGCTTTCCCTTAAGCCTGGTGGCGTAATTAAGTCAAAAACTTTGCCCTGTTGGTACCAAAAAATGTAAATGGTTCCTCTCAGTCAACAGTAAAAGCCACAGACATCTATGAACATTTCAAAACTAAGGAAATTTGCTATTCCAGGAGAGGCCATATTACTCTGGGTTTCCAGTAAGACATGAAGGTCATTCACTTTGtgtaaatattaaagaaataaccTCTGTTGAAAGATTTTTGGCAGTTCAAACTCTTAAATATCTTAAATagattttactaaaataaattattcttgaATTCCTCAACTTAATTTTGAAGCAATGAGCTAGTAATAATTCCAGAGATTCAAATAATAGTGCCTATTCAAGAAGAATAAGAGTTTGACATTCTTCTCTACAAAACAACTAGGCACAATTTTATCCATCAGACGTCTATCAACCTACGGATATTGAAAGCTTGGGAGAACAAGATAAAATCAACTCCAACCCTACAGTCAGCTGTAATATCAAGCAGGCATCAACAATGCTATTCATGgatttagaaaaattaataaatcctGGGTTGAATGCAAGAAAAGGCTCAAATACAGGTGAAGCATACTCACTTGGGTTTTGTTTCTGCATCTGTCACTTGGCGAATGAAGATACCATCTTCAGGATGTTCAGTGTCATCCATTTCATACATATATGATGATGCTATTGCAAGTGTAGTCCCGTCATTGCTGAAGGCAAGTGAGGCGATGCTAGTAGGATACCGATGGAACTGGCACAACCGCTTTTTGTTAAAGGGATCCCAAATATTTACAAACCCATCAGAACCACCTGCAAGTCATTTTCAAAATAGTTAAAACTGTTCTTAATATCAGGCACAGACATAATTATTATCTTAATAAAGAGTTAACGTCTAAGGTCACAAAAGTTACATTTCACCCAAAGAGCACAGTACcagatattttttccaaaatactataaaaagcaagcacaaattttttaaatctaaattacACTtaggtgaatatccttgttcttaggaaatatacatgaagCCTTCAAGAAGCATGATACATGctacctactctcaaatgttcagaagacacagcagagagacagagaaagagtgagagaaatAATGAACAAATGCGGCAAAACCTTAACAGCTCGTAAATCTGGGTAGGaggtatactggagttctctgtattggtttgttattattttgcaactgtcctgtaagtctgaaattatttcaaaataaatttttttaaaaagtataaatgtTTAATGTTCTTATAATAGTAGAATGATATTACCTTAATACTAGATATGCTAACATGTCATACTTTACCTGTGGCAAACGTATTGTGGATGTTATGAAAGGAAATGGCATTGACTGGGTAAATCTGCTCAATATTATTTTCCTTGAGTCTGTGACATTTGAAGGCATACTTCTTCTTTTGTACCTCAGGGCTTGGGTCCAAGTACTCAACTGCCACCCGCCCTTCAATAGAGCTTAACACGTAACCCTAGCAAGAGGGGATCAGAAGGAATGAAATGGTAAATCCAGCTTCTAAAAACAAGGCACTAATTCTCAAATTCAACCCATAATAAAGAAGATtacttcagaaatgaaaaaacacagCCTGACTTTTAACAGCGTTACACTCTTCCTATAGTTATACCATTCCAAGAGCTTAAGCATACAAATCATACctgtttttgaaaaacaaataagGCTATCATCACTGCTTTCTTCATTGTACCAGTGCCTTGCACACTGCAACCAATAATTTCTAGTTACTCTGTCAAACTTAACCAAGATTTTGAAAGTGTTTCAGTATCATTATTTGTTGTCCTGTCCAAAGGGAACTCAAATCTGCTGTTCCATCAAtcagaatattttttccttcacactacaactcttttttttttttttccacactacAACTCTTTACCCCTAACAAATCTAAGaagtttatttccttcattaggAGTGTCAATAATCCAAACCTACTGGGAAAGGAGCCTCCCATCTCAGTCATTCTGCCTCTTACATTTAACTACAATGAGTTGGTTTtataaacaaacaatagagaTTTTCAGAAACCTTCAAATGTGGCTTACAATTTCAAACCTTTCActttttcttgaaaaacaaaTATATCAAAGAAAGCACAAGAGAAGGTAAAtccattatctattttttatatctttttttagtCTTTCCAGGCAGGGAAGACCTATTCCTAAAAATCTGcttatggagggaaaaaaaaaaaatcaataaaaccccTCTTTTAGCTAAGCTTCTATCCTAAACTGAAGATATAGTACTACAGAAAATTTTAGGAAGTATAGAGGCAAATAAAATACTACTTATGAATGCAAACTTATTTTAATCATGTATAAACCTCTAAAGTCTCACATAACTGCCATTCCTTATCTTAAAGGGAAACATACAATTTCCTGAAAAAAGAACTGTGGTCATCATTTAAGGTACTGGCCTTTCAAGATAGAAGGGCCAAgagaataaatgacataaattatCTCCAATTATCTCACTGCTTCAAGCTCCACAACCACTAAAGGACAGCGATAGGATTCCCATGATATCTGCTGTTTTTAATGACTTTTCTTCTTGCAAAATTCTGATTGCAGCTGACCACATCATCACCTTCCCTTAGAAACTCAAGGattggtgggggttgggggggggtgaCTAACTAATAACAGGCTAATCCCATTTAGCAATGGGGTTGAAAGGTAACCCACCCTGTTCATCAAGAGCTTCAGTCATTATATGAAGGACATTACCTCTAACCATTCTTTTGGGGGGAAAGACCTCTATTATTATTAGATCTACAAGGAGGCAAAAAAAAGGGAACAGCAATTTACAGAACAAGTCTAAATTTCCACATTTAAATCTGAATTCACCGGTTTGTAAATTGAAACATCTGCAAAACCGTCTTCCATTCTCATGTACCTGTCAAACATCCAGAACCAGGAATCAACAAGGAACCAGCAGACCTCTATTCAAATCACCGGACAATCCTAGGCAAATTACCTAACATATCTGAACATcgactcatctgtaaaatgggacgaACACACTGTCTTTAATGCAAGACTGTCAAAATATTAACGAAAATATACCTAATTCATTACTCAAAAACTAAATCAATAAAGCTTTAAAAGGCATTGACCAAACCATTACTACATAAGGTCACATAGTTTCAAAttccagaaagggaaaaagaaatgggtCGATACCTGCTTGTTTGGGAAGGCCCGTATGCAGCGGGTCTGGTACTTGAGGCTGGACTCTCGGCGCTGCTGCACATAGCCCATGTTCCGTAAGTCCCAGACCAACACTCTGCGGCCCGCCGTCCCCACGATCAGCCGGTCtccagacactgagagagtgtACACCTTCCCAGAGAGAGCAACACTTGCTAAATAACCATTTACTTGCCTGAAAATGACATTCTGCCCCAAGTTAAAGTGCATCTAatcataaaacaataaaaaaattggcTGATTAGGCTCCCATATACAAGTACTAATTTTAGGAATTCAACCACGTAATttgcaaaaaaaacaacaaacccgCGAAGCTGTTAATGCTTCACCAAGTTTCATGTAATATGTGGTGTAATTCATCCTACAAAGTTGCTTTTGAAGATTAAATCTCTTCACTACTAAAACAAATTAGCTGATTTTTTCCAGCCTTCCTGTATCATTTAGAGACAATGTAAGTGTGACAAAAGTACTGAAAAAGGAGACGATaacccatgaaaaaaaaattcaagatacCTTTCAGTGGGCTTCAGGCTTTtcataaaacaattattttcaaagttattttttaatgacCACCTTTTGGAAGGAGATTTTGCAACTCTTTAAATATCTTGACTTTCCCCAGCTGTCACACCACATAAATAGGCCTTTCCAGGCAGAGCGAGGGAGCCATTGTTAATTAGCTGCTTATTTGCTTTTGGTGGCATAcgatctcaaaattaaaagacaaggaGAGTGGCCTGGCATATGACAAGGCAAATTCTTCTGTCCTGACATCATACTCAACACTAAAGGCAAAAATTCATCTTTAGGGAaaatttttaaaggcattttCTCCCCTAAAAGCATCTATTTTTTTTGTCCCCTTATATGCCTGCTTTCtcaatattaaaacaaatttccacaaaaATTCCTTTATAACTACTCATGGAATTTCCTGAAAGCAAACATTTAAAGTAGTTTATTTTCAGATACAATGTGAGACTAAACAGTTAGCAAATTCATGAAAatggtggcaaaaaaaaaaaaaattttcctgatcatttaaaatctttttttaatctagATTTCAGTAACGTAACTGTACTGATTATCACTTTCAATTAATAAGCAGCCCTAATTTAATCTGAtctaatactttttaaaacatgaagCATCGCTATAAAAATGTAAAGGCTCACAACAAGGGAAGGTATCTCTTCAACAGTCAGTAATTAAACCATATGATAAGAAATTACTAGTATTTTGACTGTTTACCACAAGTCGAGGGAACCAAGTTAGATTTAACAATGCAAGGACTCAAAAGTGTCTACAATCTAGCCTTAACATTCAACAACTAATTTGACCAAGAGGAAAACAAGGAATTAAACATTTAGAACAATTATTTAAGTAGCAGATTTAAGTATATGAGAACTTAAGATTTACCAAATGTttgcagaaacaaacaaaacaaaatgtttgcAGAAAATGGAAACTGATCTCAGAGGTGTGAAGTGCCAAACTTAAAAACACAGAATCCAGAAACAGATGGATTTATAATGGTACAATCATATCAGGAATTTTATCTTAAATCTTTACTACACAGGTGACACACAAGCTTCTAAGAGTGCTTTCTATCACCACTGATCGTAAATCAAGTGAAACCACTGTCACGGGACTGACTAGGTGTATACATTTATcaagaaagtattaaaaaaaagtgacatAATGAACCTTGCTGAACCAATAAGCAGCTTGATTCAGTGTGGCTGTCCATTATATGATATTCTGTCAGCAATTTATCACAGCTCTTAACATGCTACATAGAACCATAAATCAAAACTAGAAACAATGCAATTATTTTATTCTGAACAAAGGTCTTGCCAGGAGTAGATTCAACTGTGATGTGACAAAAATAATGGCTCTTTGGATGCACTACAGTGTATAATGATAGCTAACAGGAACAGAATAGTATATTTACACTGAGGAAGCAGACTCAAGTGAAGGATACCTTTGAACGGTTAAAACAATCAATCTTTAAAATTAACAACCACCTGATAAAGTCTGATGAGGCTACAAGATGAATGTTCAATTACACTTTCATGGTAAAGagcaaaaagttagaaaaatacaCAAAGTTTCAGTTTTAAGAAGCTTCATTCATTAGCGCCTTCAAACTACATTTGtcaatattaacaaaataaacaaatagtaaAAGCCTGGGAACATGGAACACCTTTCTCACTAAACTTGAAATGATAAACCACTTCACCCTATTAACACTCTTCTGAAATGAAACCTCAGGTCATAAATGAAAATGAGTGATGCCCCATCCCATTTTCTGGTTTGGGCAAGTCAAACCCAATTTAAGACCATCAACAATCTCTGCTAAATGACTTCTCTGAAAAAACCAGGGAGTTGTTTCTTAGTCCCAAgatttaaagcattaaaaatacaTGGAAGCAGTTTAAGACTAGTGTTCTCCATTACAAGTTGACCCAAACTCCAGTTAACTTccctttatattaaaatatttctatataatagTTATAGAGTCATCATCAATTCTTAACTTCTAAATTCAAAACCAAATTCATCAAACATGCCTCAAATCAAATCACCCCAAGTACTACAATTTTTGTTATTAACATAAAGTGCCTACCTTTTCAGGCTGAGAGAAGGTTCCAGCATTACAAGGAGTTCTGGGATCCCACAATTTAACTGTCTGATCCCAGCTTCCAGTAACCATCACATTCACTTCTGGACAGTATTCAACACATCTGATGGGGGCATCATGGGTTCCAACTAGATTTTctataggaaaacaaaaaaagccaacACCTAGTTTTACTACCTCTACTAAACAAAGATCCCTCAAATAAACGAGAAAAGGAAACATTCATTCAACTGTGATGAACTGGCTGGGACAAACTCCATAGAAACGTCCACACATGGAAATTCTCTCCATGATGCAGCTGCAAAAAGTCATCCACACCGTCTCCTCACCTCATGGCACAGTTTGATCCATTGTCATGGCACCATCCAAAGGCTGCCTTAACTTTCAGACTACATGAAAATGGTGGCATGCCTGTTACTTTCCCTTCTTGATTTTAGCTTCCTTAAAATCAGGGATTACGTTTAACTCTTTACCTCTGACTGCATGTAGTGTAGTCTggtacatagcaggtgctcaagaaATACCTGCTCAATAAACAACTGAGTAAAGAATACTGGGCTTCTAAATCTAGATAAAGACTTTCTTGAACATTAAGCCAACGCTTAAGTGAAACTTATTACACAGT includes the following:
- the BUB3 gene encoding mitotic checkpoint protein BUB3 isoform X1, which translates into the protein MTGSNEFKLNQPPEDGISSVKFSPNTSQFLLVSSWDTSVRLYDVPANSMRLKYQHTGAVLDCAFYDPTHAWSGGLDHQLKMHDLNTDQENLVGTHDAPIRCVEYCPEVNVMVTGSWDQTVKLWDPRTPCNAGTFSQPEKVYTLSVSGDRLIVGTAGRRVLVWDLRNMGYVQQRRESSLKYQTRCIRAFPNKQGYVLSSIEGRVAVEYLDPSPEVQKKKYAFKCHRLKENNIEQIYPVNAISFHNIHNTFATGGSDGFVNIWDPFNKKRLCQFHRYPTSIASLAFSNDGTTLAIASSYMYEMDDTEHPEDGIFIRQVTDAETKPKST
- the BUB3 gene encoding mitotic checkpoint protein BUB3 isoform X2 — its product is MTGSNEFKLNQPPEDGISSVKFSPNTSQFLLVSSWDTSVRLYDVPANSMRLKYQHTGAVLDCAFYDPTHAWSGGLDHQLKMHDLNTDQENLVGTHDAPIRCVEYCPEVNVMVTGSWDQTVKLWDPRTPCNAGTFSQPEKVYTLSVSGDRLIVGTAGRRVLVWDLRNMGYVQQRRESSLKYQTRCIRAFPNKQGYVLSSIEGRVAVEYLDPSPEVQKKKYAFKCHRLKENNIEQIYPVNAISFHNIHNTFATGGSDGFVNIWDPFNKKRLCQFHRYPTSIASLAFSNDGTTLAIASSYMYEMDDTEHPEDGIFIRQVTDAETKPK